From the Zonotrichia leucophrys gambelii isolate GWCS_2022_RI chromosome 10, RI_Zleu_2.0, whole genome shotgun sequence genome, one window contains:
- the AP3S2 gene encoding AP-3 complex subunit sigma-2, with the protein MINAILVFNNHGKPRLVRFYQHLAEEVQQQIIRDTFHLVLKRDDHICNFLECGSLFGGSDYKLIYRHYATLYFVFCVDSSESELGILDLIQVFVETLDKCFENVCELDLIFHMDKVHHILQEMVIGGMVLETNMNEIVAQVEAQGKLEKAEGGLSAAPSRAVSAVKNINLPEIPRNINIGDINIKVPNLSQFM; encoded by the exons ATGATCAACGCCATCCTCGTGTTCAACAACCACGGGAAGCCGCGGCTCGTCCGCTTCTACCAGCACCTG GCAGAAGAGGTGCAGCAGCAGATCATCCGTGACACCTTCCACCTGGTGCTCAAGCGCGATGACCACATCTGCAACTTCCTGGAGTGCGGCAG CCTGTTCGGCGGCTCCGACTACAAGCTGATCTACCGCCACTACGCCACGCTGTACTTCGTGTTCTGCGTGGACTCCTCCGAGAGCGAGCTGGGCATCCTGGACCTCATCCAG GTGTTTGTGGAGACGCTGGACAAGTGCTTTGAGAACGTCTGTGAACTGGACCTCATCTTCCACATGGACAAG GTGCACCACATCCTGCAGGAGATGGTGATCGGCGGGATGGTGCTGGAGACCAACATGAACGAGATCGTGGCGCAGGTGGAGGCCCAGGGCAAGCTGGAGAAGGCAGAG ggaggcctctcagctgctccttcccgcGCTGTGTCGGCCGTGAAGAACATCAACCTGCCCGAGATCCCCCGCAACATCAACATCGGGGACATCAACATCAAAGTGCCCAACCTGTCACAGTTCATGTGA
- the ANPEP gene encoding aminopeptidase N yields the protein MAGGFFISKTVGIVAIVLGLGAVATIIALSVVYAQEKNKGISDVGTSTTASPVTSTSTSTSTSTSTPAPSNPWNKWRLPATLKPEFYEVSLQPFLKPDANNMYIFKGNSSVVFLCEEATDLILIHSKNLNYTMQGTFHATLQAEDGGTPPAISRTWLETPTQYLVVQLNAPLQQGKRYRLSSSFTGELADDLAGFYRSEYTDASGNKQVVATTQMQAADARKAFPCFDEPAMKANFTVTLIHPSDYGAISNMPAENTTQQEIDGEIWNVTKFYTTPRMSTYLLAFIVSQFDYVENKTGNNTLIRIWGRPEAIDEGQGAYALNVTGPILNFFEKHYNTAYPLPKSDQVGLPDFNAGAMENWGLVTYRENSLLFDAVYSSIGNKERVVTVIAHELAHQWFGNLVTLRWWNDLWLNEGFASYVEYLGADSAEPKWNIKDLMVLNELHTVMATDALASSHPLSFREDEINTPAQISEVFDSIAYSKGASVLRMLSSFLSEDIFKEGLQSYLHNFSYSNTIYSDLWVHLQQAVDRNEVQLPDTISNIMDRWTLQMGFPVVTVDTSTGTIRQAHFLLDPTSSVDRPSVFNYTWIVPITWMTGSGRENTTWLTKDTDTNNDFKLTSPDWLLLNLNVTGYFRVNYNQENWNQLVKQLDTNHSVFPVINRAQIIDDAFNLARAKYVNVTLALSTTRFLSQEREYMPWQAALTNLKYFKLMFDRSEVFGAMSAYMKKQVTPLFEHYKQDTNNFSIPLRDDLLMVQYNEANAISTACSYGVTDCQNLAANYLRQWQNNNNSNPVPPNLRSAIYCSMVATGGEDAWQFLWGKFQEARVVSEADKLRTALACSPDPWILSRYLQYTLDPTKIRKQDATSTINSIASNVVGQSLAWDFIRANWRTLFTQYGGGSFSFSKLILSVTQRFSTEFELQQLEQFKEDNQDIGFGSGTRALEQALEQTRANIKWVEENKAAVQSWFESETRTK from the exons ATGGCAGGTGGCTTCTTCATCAGCAAGACCGTGGGCATCGTGGCCATCGTGCtgggcctgggggctgtggcCACCATCATTGCACTCTCGGTGGTGTACGCCCAGGAAAAGAACAAGGGGATATCAGATGTGGGCACCAGCACCACGGCCAGCCCTgtcaccagcaccagcaccagcaccagcaccagcaccagcaccccTGCCCCCAGCAACCCCTGGAACAAATGGAGGTTGCCAGCCACGCTGAAGCCAGAGTTCTATgaagtgtccctgcagcccttcctgaAGCCTGATGCCAACAACATGTACATCTTCAAGGGCAACAGCAGTGTGGTCTTCCTGTGTGAGGAAGCCACCGACCTCATCCTCATCCACAGCAAGAACCTGAACTACACCATGCAGGGCACCTTCCATGCCAccctgcaggcagaggatgGTGGCACACCCCCTGCCATCTCCCGCACCTGGCTGGAGACTCCCACCCAGTACCTGGTGGTGCAGCTGAACgctcccctgcagcagggcaagCGGTACCGGCTGTCCAGCAGCTTCACCGGGGAGCTGGCCGATGACCTGGCTGGCTTCTATCGCAGCGAATACACGGATGCCTCTGGCAACAA GCAGGTGGTGGCCACCACGCAGATGCAGGCGGCTGACGCACGCAAGGCTTTCCCCTGCTTCGACGAGCCGGCCATGAAAGCCAACTTCACAGTGACACTGATCCACCCCTCTGACTATGGGGCCATTTCCAACATGCCTGCCGAAA ACACCACGCAGCAGGAGATTGATGGAGAAATCTGGAATGTCACCAAGTTTTACACCACTCCCCGGATGTCCACATACCTTCTGGCCTTCATTGTCAGCCAGTTCGACTACGTGGAGAATAAGACAGGGAACAACACACTG ATTCGCATCTGGGGCCGCCCCGAAGCCATCGACGAGGGCCAGGGCGCCTACGCTCTCAATGTCACTGGTCCCATCCTCAACTTCTTTGAGAAGCATTACAACACGGCCTACCCGCTCCCCAAGTCTG ACCAGGTTGGCCTCCCCGATTTCAATGCGGGCGCCATGGAGAACTGGGGGCTGGTGACCTACCGGGAGAACTCGCTGCTCTTCGATGCTGTGTACTCCTCCATCGGCAACAAGGAGCGGGTGGTGACCGTCATCGCCCACGAGCTGGCACACCAG tGGTTTGGGAATTTGGTGACGCTGCGGTGGTGGAACGACCTGTGGCTGAACGAGGGCTTCGCCTCGTACGTGGAGTACCTGGGTGCTGACTCTGCTGAGCCCAAGTGGAACATT AAAGACCTGATGGTGCTGAACGAGCTGCATACCGTGATGGCCACCGACGCCCTGGCCAGCTCCCACCCGCTCTCCTTCCGCGAGGACGAGATCAACACCCCAGCCCAGATTAGTGAAGTCTTCGACAGCATCGCCTACAGCAAG ggagcatcgGTGCTGCGGATGCTCTCGAGCTTCCTTAGCGAGGACATCTTCAAGGAGGGGTTGCAG TCCTACCTCCACAACTTCTCCTACAGCAACACCATCTACTCTGACCTCTGGGTCCATCTGCAGCAG GCGGTGGACAGGAACGAGGTCCAGCTGCCTGACACTATCAGCAACATCATGGACCGCTGGACGCTGCAGATGGGCTTCCCTGTGGTCACTGTCGACACCAGCACCGGCACCATCCGCCAGGCCCATTTCCTGCTGGACCCCACATCTTCTGTGGACAGACCCTCTGTCTTCAA CTACACCTGGATCGTCCCCATCACCTGGATGACAGGCAGTGGCCGCGAGAACACCACCTGGCTGACCAAAGACACAG ACACCAACAACGACTTCAAGCTCACCAGCCCCGACTGGCTCCTGCTGAACCTCAATGTCACTGGGTACTTCCGTGTCAATTACAACCAGGAGAACTGGAATCAGCTCGTCAAGCAGCTTGACACTAACCACTCG GTCTTCCCTGTGATCAACCGTGCCCAGATCATTGATGACGCCTTTAACCTggccag GGCCAAGTACGTGAACGTGACCTTGGCTCTGAGCACGACACGGTTCCTGAGCCAGGAGAGGGAATACatgccctggcaggcagcactcACCAACCTCAAGTACTTCAAGCTGATGTTTGACCGCAGCGAGGTCTTTGGGGCCATGTCG GCATACATGAAAAAGCAGGTGACCCCTCTCTTTGAGCACTACAAGCAAGACACCAATAACTTCAGCATTCCCCTCAGGGATGACTTGCTGATGGTCCA GTACAATGAGGCCAATGCCATCAGCACCGCCTGCTCCTACGGTGTCACCGATTGCCAGAATTTGGCTGCCAACTACTTGCGCCAGTGgcagaacaacaacaacagcaaccc GGTCCCGCCGAACCTGCGCTCAGCCATCTACTGCAGCATGGTGGCCACGGGCGGGGAGGATGCCTGGCAGTTCCTCTGGGGGAAGTTCCAGgaggcccgtgtggtgtctgAGGCCGACAAGCTCCGCACAGCCCTCGCCTGCAGCCCCGACCCCTGGATCCTCAGCCG GTACCTGCAGTACACCCTCGACCCTACAAAGATCCGGAAGCAGGATGCCACCTCCACCATCAACAGCATTGCCAGCAACGTCGTGGGGCAGTCCCTGGCCTGGGACTTCATCCGTGCCAACTGGAGGACGCTCTTCACCCA GTATGGCGGcggctccttctccttttccaaacTGATTTTATCTGTGACCCAGCGCTTCTCTACAGAGTTTGAGCTGCAACAG ctggagcagttcAAGGAGGACAACCAGGACATCGGGTTTGGGTCGGGGACGCGGGCGCTGGAGCAGGCGCTGGAGCAGACCCGCGCCAACATCAAGTGGGTGGAGGAGAACAAGGCTGCGGTGCAGAGCTGGTTTGAGAGCGAGACCCGGACCAAATAA